AAATGGAAATACGGGTTACCGGAAAAAGAAACAAGCAACGCATTATACCGTTTTCGTTTTTGCTGAAAAAAATCTGCATGGAATACCTTGCTGTGCGAAACAGGGAGGTCGGTACCACAGATACCTTTCTGGTGCGGGAAAATGGAAAATCTTTATATCCAAAACTTGTTTATCGTACAGTAAATTATTATCTTGGTCAGGTGACCACTATCGCCAGAAAAAGTCCGCATATTATCCGGCATAGTTTTGCCACCCACATGCTGAACCGTGGCGCAGACCTTAATGCCATCAGGGAACTGCTTGGCCATGCTAACCTCTCGGCTACGCAGATCTATACCCACAATTCATTTGAAAAACTTAAAAAGGTATATAAACAGGCCCATCCGAGGGCTTAATTAACGAAAGGAGGCACCTATGAAAATCAATGTAACTTCGGTACATTTCGATGCCGATAAAAAGCTTCTCGATTTCATTAATAAAAAGGTGGTAAAACTTCAGCAGTTTGATGAACGCATTCTGGGTGCTGAAATCATACTGAAGCTTGAGAATAATATGGAGCAGGGGAACAAAATTGTTGAAATCCGCCTTGAGGTCCCCGGAAATGATCTTTTTGCCCGCCGGCAGTCCAAAACATTTGAAGAGGCTGTTACTGAGGCAATTGATGCTCTTCGAAATCAGGTTATCAAAACAAAGGAGAAAAAGCGTTCATAAACTCTTCATAATTTTCGGTTCAAATTTTTTTATCTTGACAAATTATTATACATTTGCAAACCGATTTTGGAGGGTGGTTTTTCAGGCATAAACAGCCTGAAATTGCCGATGTAGCTCAGTGGTCAGAGCAGCGGTTTTGTAAACCGCGGGTCGTGGGTTCGACTCCCTCCATCGGCTCTGTTCATTGAAATCCGTATGGGGAGATACCAAAGCGGTCAACTGGGGCAGACTGTAAATCTGCTGGCTGATGCCTTCGGAGGTTCGAATCCTTCTCTCCCCACATGTATGCGGGAGTAGCTCAGTTGGTAGAGCATAACCCTTCCAAGGTTAGGGTCGCGAGTTCGAGCCTCGTCTCCCGCTCAACTTTCTGCCGATGTAGCTCAGGGGTAGAGCACTTCCTTGGTAAGGAAGGGGTCATGGGTTCAATTCCCATCATTGGCTCAAATAAAGGAATGTAAATTAACTCAATAGAAAACCAAATAAAGTTTATAATTTTTAACCAGTTTAAATTATGGCTAAAGAAAAATTTGAAAGGACAAAACCGCACGTCAATATTGGTACGATTGGTCACATCGATCATGGAAAGACTACCCTTACGGCGGCCATTACCATGGTACTTGCAAAACAAGGTCTGGCAGAAGTGAAAACATTCGACCAGATTGACAATGCTCCTGAAGAAAAAGAAAGGGGTATTACGATTAATACGGCACACGTTGAGTACCAGACCGCAAAGAGGCACTATGCCCACGTTGACTGCCCCGGCCATGCCGACTATATCAAAAACATGGTTACCGGTGCTGCCCAGATGGACGGTGCTATTCTCGTGGTTGCTGCAACCGACGGTCCTATGCCGCAAACCCGTGAACATATTCTTCTGGCCCGCCAGGTGAATGTGCCCCGTATTGTTGTTTTCATGAACAAGGTTGACGCTGTTGATGACCCGGAAATGCTGGACCTCGTCGAAATGGAAATTCGCGAGCTTCTCAATTTCTACGGATTCGACGGAAACAACGCTCCCGTTATCCGTGGTTCTGCACTGGGCGCT
This DNA window, taken from Bacteroidales bacterium, encodes the following:
- the raiA gene encoding ribosome-associated translation inhibitor RaiA, whose protein sequence is MKINVTSVHFDADKKLLDFINKKVVKLQQFDERILGAEIILKLENNMEQGNKIVEIRLEVPGNDLFARRQSKTFEEAVTEAIDALRNQVIKTKEKKRS